One Clostridia bacterium DNA window includes the following coding sequences:
- a CDS encoding metalloregulator ArsR/SmtB family transcription factor, which translates to MGRIINDKALDVFVALSDKTRLNIVRELLNGEKPCSELILKFNLSKSTFSHHAKILSRSGLVSFRRKGKFLFFSLDGCFINYSLRLLMQGDELKTGENTLD; encoded by the coding sequence ATGGGCAGAATTATAAATGACAAAGCTTTAGATGTTTTCGTTGCTCTGTCGGATAAAACCAGACTGAATATTGTGAGAGAGCTTTTAAACGGTGAAAAGCCTTGTTCTGAATTGATTCTTAAGTTCAATCTGAGTAAATCCACCTTTTCGCACCATGCAAAGATACTTTCCAGAAGCGGGCTGGTGAGTTTCAGACGGAAGGGCAAGTTTTTGTTTTTTTCGCTGGACGGCTGTTTCATAAACTACTCACTCCGGTTATTAATGCAGGGTGATGAGCTGAAGACAGGGGAAAATACACTCGATTGA
- a CDS encoding SDR family oxidoreductase has protein sequence MGLLSNRNILIMGVRNKWSIAWGIAKAVYAEGANLIFTYLGEREKESMEDLVSSLGNPAVLKCDITSDEEIDNLFKEIEAKYGILHGLVHSIAYARTEDIQNGLINTSRDGFALANDISAYSLTAVSRRAKDLMVEGGSIVTLTYMGAEKVFSGYNVMGVAKAALEASVMYLASDVGPHGIRVNAISAGPIKTMSAKGVKDFSSILDASDQKAPLRRRIDHDDVGGPVVFLLSDMSRGITGEVIHVDCGLNIMGI, from the coding sequence ATGGGTTTACTTTCAAACAGGAATATATTGATAATGGGTGTAAGAAACAAGTGGAGTATTGCCTGGGGAATTGCAAAAGCTGTATATGCGGAAGGCGCAAATCTGATTTTTACATATCTCGGCGAAAGAGAGAAGGAGAGTATGGAAGACCTGGTTTCCTCACTTGGAAATCCTGCTGTGCTAAAGTGTGATATTACCTCCGATGAGGAAATAGATAATCTCTTTAAGGAAATAGAGGCCAAGTATGGGATTTTGCACGGCCTTGTCCATTCTATTGCATATGCCAGAACCGAGGACATCCAGAATGGTTTGATAAACACTTCTAGGGACGGGTTTGCTCTTGCCAATGATATAAGTGCCTATTCCCTCACTGCAGTGAGCAGAAGAGCAAAGGACTTGATGGTTGAAGGGGGAAGTATTGTCACACTTACATACATGGGAGCAGAAAAAGTTTTCTCGGGATATAATGTAATGGGAGTGGCAAAGGCTGCACTTGAAGCCAGTGTAATGTATCTGGCCTCAGACGTAGGGCCTCACGGAATAAGAGTAAATGCCATATCTGCCGGACCGATAAAAACAATGTCGGCAAAAGGGGTTAAAGATTTCAGTAGTATACTTGATGCTTCAGATCAAAAGGCTCCTTTGAGAAGGAGAATAGATCATGATGATGTGGGCGGACCTGTGGTATTTCTCCTGAGTGATATGTCAAGAGGTATAACAGGAGAAGTGATACATGTGGATTGCGGACTAAACATAATGGGAATATAA
- a CDS encoding trans-2-enoyl-CoA reductase family protein codes for MIVNPKVRGFICTTAHPTGCASHVLEQIKYVKGQPGINGPKKVLVIGASTGYGLASRIVSAFGSGAATIGVFFEKAASEARTASAGWYNSAAFEKAAQESGIYAKSINGDAFSNEIKEKTIELIKKDLGKVDLIVYSLASPRRIHPDTGETLNSVIKPIGKAYTNKTVNFHSGEVTDITVGPANEEEIRQTVAVMGGEDWEMWIKALRSADVLADNVVTVAYSYIGPEITHSIYRDGTIGRAKDHLEFSVQNIDNQLKTIGGKAYVSVNKALVTQASSAIPVVPLYISLLFKVMKNMNIHEGCIEQMYRLFADSLYSGKLGLDEKGRIRIDDWEMRDDVQNLVMKAWNEVTTENLEATSDIKGYREDFFKLFGFGLKGIDYEGDVDINIDVPSIKE; via the coding sequence ATGATAGTAAATCCAAAGGTCAGAGGTTTTATATGTACGACTGCGCATCCCACAGGCTGTGCAAGCCATGTGCTTGAACAAATAAAATACGTAAAAGGACAGCCCGGCATAAACGGTCCTAAGAAAGTACTGGTAATCGGCGCATCAACAGGTTATGGCCTTGCATCACGTATTGTTTCTGCATTTGGCTCAGGAGCTGCCACCATAGGTGTCTTTTTTGAAAAAGCTGCTTCCGAGGCTCGTACAGCAAGCGCAGGCTGGTATAACTCGGCAGCCTTTGAAAAAGCTGCACAGGAAAGTGGAATATACGCAAAGAGTATAAATGGCGATGCTTTTTCAAATGAAATAAAAGAAAAAACAATTGAATTAATTAAGAAAGATCTTGGGAAAGTTGATCTTATCGTTTACAGTCTTGCGTCTCCGAGACGCATTCACCCTGATACGGGAGAAACTTTGAATTCCGTTATTAAGCCCATAGGGAAAGCATATACAAACAAAACTGTAAACTTCCACAGCGGTGAAGTCACTGACATTACGGTAGGACCGGCAAATGAAGAAGAAATCAGGCAAACTGTAGCGGTAATGGGCGGAGAAGACTGGGAGATGTGGATAAAAGCTCTCAGAAGCGCAGATGTCCTTGCAGATAATGTTGTTACTGTCGCATATTCCTACATAGGACCTGAGATTACTCATTCCATATATAGGGATGGAACTATAGGAAGAGCAAAAGACCATCTTGAGTTTTCAGTACAGAATATAGACAACCAGCTAAAGACTATAGGGGGAAAAGCTTATGTGTCTGTGAATAAGGCTTTGGTGACACAGGCAAGTTCCGCTATTCCTGTTGTACCGCTATATATATCACTTCTTTTTAAAGTAATGAAAAATATGAATATCCATGAAGGCTGCATTGAGCAAATGTACCGTCTTTTTGCAGACAGCCTTTACTCCGGCAAACTGGGATTGGATGAAAAGGGCCGTATCCGCATAGATGACTGGGAAATGAGGGACGATGTCCAAAACCTGGTAATGAAGGCATGGAATGAAGTGACTACAGAAAACCTTGAAGCTACTTCAGATATAAAGGGTTACCGTGAGGATTTCTTCAAACTGTTCGGTTTTGGGCTTAAGGGCATTGATTACGAAGGTGATGTTGACATAAATATAGATGTTCCAAGTATTAAAGAATAA
- a CDS encoding DUF998 domain-containing protein — MMKGEDMSIMNIIGVLNKEHECVSKSYLSLRRWIGILGILLPLINILGGWFISRIPVQSTISSYYYTNMRDFFVGILCVVSLFLITYDGYNRFDQLITSVAGVFGLGVAIIPCRSEQFPMPEVGLLRLSMPLSDTLHLICAVAFFTLLAIISIFLFTMTGQEKQITKQKRWRNIIYVICGVTMLLSLLGAVLCLQFMPKEMIDKYRVILVFETLALFSFGISWLIKGETLIKDRV, encoded by the coding sequence ATGATGAAGGGAGAAGATATGAGTATTATGAATATCATCGGAGTATTAAATAAAGAACATGAATGTGTCAGTAAATCTTACTTGTCCTTACGACGTTGGATAGGTATATTGGGAATATTACTGCCTTTGATTAATATATTAGGGGGATGGTTTATTTCCCGCATACCTGTCCAAAGTACTATAAGTTCGTATTATTACACCAATATGAGAGATTTCTTTGTTGGTATATTATGTGTGGTATCTTTATTTTTAATTACTTATGACGGGTATAACAGGTTTGATCAACTTATCACCAGTGTTGCAGGGGTTTTTGGACTGGGGGTCGCTATAATTCCATGCAGGAGCGAACAGTTTCCAATGCCGGAAGTGGGATTATTGCGGCTAAGTATGCCTCTGTCCGATACACTGCACCTTATATGCGCTGTGGCGTTTTTTACCTTATTGGCAATAATCTCGATATTCCTTTTTACTATGACAGGCCAGGAAAAACAGATAACAAAACAAAAACGCTGGAGAAATATTATATATGTCATATGTGGTGTTACAATGTTACTCTCGCTGCTTGGTGCAGTGCTTTGTTTGCAGTTCATGCCCAAGGAAATGATAGACAAATATAGAGTGATATTAGTGTTTGAAACATTGGCTTTATTCTCGTTTGGGATATCATGGCTGATTAAAGGGGAAACCCTCATAAAAGATAGAGTATAG